In Papaver somniferum cultivar HN1 chromosome 9, ASM357369v1, whole genome shotgun sequence, the genomic stretch cagattgatatctcgaatcaaaagtactcccgtgcagtacattgtttagggtttagactcgtttctcacccacacacacgaaattaccgaaatcagcagaaaccgttttcacccataaacagaggCATACTAAGTGATGATTCCATCTAGGATATATTTATAAGGGGTGTTTATCCATACCAAAATTACTAGGTTACCCTTTGACTAAACTAAAACTAAATCAGTCAACACTACTTCTTCTTCGTTCTTGCAGCCGAACCCCTTCCATAAACCGATTAATCGTTTTTCAGAAGTGGGTTCGACCCAAGATGTTGCGACAAAAAGAGATAAACATAgttttgttctttattttttgttctgtGGAAGAACAGTTCGGCCCAAAATTAGTTTTCCATTTTGAGCCGAACTCAGACGATAGTAAGTTCGTCTCGTTCGACTTCTCTTTATTTTCGGTCAAACTTGGTTCTTCTAGTTCAATGAAGTTTTGTAGTTTAATGAAGTTAGACCCAAAAAACGAACCTTTAGCTTTACAAAATTCGGCTAATAATTTGGATCTACACTTAAAGCCGAATTTATGGCTTAGGTAAAAACTGAAGTTACACCACAATATTAACAATACACTGTAactcgaaaaaaaaaacaataggtTTGGCTATCCACTGGAAGAGATCGAACAAGCCGAACCATATGCATTTTTTATAACTATATTGTTCGGCTTAAAATAGATTGGCCGAACCGTTCTTCCCGCACAAAGTTCGGCTCTTATATTACAGCCGAACCAAGTATTGAAAATCGGAAGAAGTTTGGAAAAATTCAGTTTTCTGGAGCTAAAAAAGAGAGATTAGACGTCGTATACGGGTATACTTGTATATTATTAGCAGAAGGTTCTTCATTAATAAATCATCCATTTCGAATAACAAAAGTCCTCCAAATCTCAAGAATCCtagtttttttcacttcttcttcctctcttaaAAACCCCACTCTCTCACTTAAAAATCAGTTTTTTTTGCAACTAATATAACACTAATTAACAACTTAACTTAGTCAATCATTAACATCATTAATTAATCATTATTATTAaaactaatcataatcattaacaccaaTTAAATAAGaacaattaattgggggataaaaaaaggaattgggggatattgattacttcccccaacccatggtgtgtgctaaggggtgatttttgggcatgaaaatactaaaataccctttgattaattaaaaaatattatgaaaagaccattataccctttctcctaaaacataaaaatcaaataaccaaAACATATCCCTTATTCTTTGAATTCACTACCGGCACTGacctaggtttaggtttttgaaaaaaaaataattaatcattcttcatccgttcttcgtcgattaatcgtcgattcaaaatttTCTCATCGATTAACCTACtcgaatcataaacaatgcctccacgaaagaaaatgaatgcccaatcgaactcaaaatcgattgctcaacaaaaacaggaacaaacaattgctaagattgctcaagagcaagaagaagaacaatcAGCGGAttcggacaatcaacctctcgcaaccatggcttctgtgagaaggtaagtgattttaaactactttataagtgttttaatcgatttataacagtgggtttaggttagaatcgcaaaccctaactgaaacagttgagtttcagtgattaccggcactgaaatatgtatgaatacggTGCCGGTTTTACCTTCCGGCATTCAGTATAGGATGAATGCAATGCCGGTTTCACTCCGCAGATTCACCAGAAACTGAATTTTAGATACCGACATAGAATTTGGGTCGAATTCCCTGCCGGTTCTTGGTACCGCCAGTCATTTATAACTATtcgtgtatgccggtagtggtctaaaaacatacaagagagtttatgaatttgtcaccagtaaCGACATAGACATTTGGTTCCATTGTATGACGGTTTATAGTACCgacatttttttgtgaaaattcgagcatgccggtagtggacttaaaccaTACAGGAGGGTTTATGAATTtatcaccagtaccggcatacaTTTTTAGGTTGATTTGAATGTCGGCACCAGGTTACGGCATGAAATTAATTTATTTCGAGAATGTCGGTAGTGGACTAAAAACATacaggagaattacatatgattACCGGTATTGTCGACAGTCATTGTTTAATGCCAGAACAGACAACCGGCGTGCTTTGTTTCAGTAAGTCAATGCCGGTGGAAAAAATGAAAGTGAGTTATCTCTCATGCATTTCGTGTGattttatgatataggtcaaaatccaaggaggctaacaaaagaaaaactaaagatgctgtcactaagagaagaaggaaggacggtcttgatactcctcaatctctccctccttgagggaaagatgaaggtcgtaaaaagcgtttgggggctgagacaagagggataatttgggagagtggtggtgaccgtagtcgagcTGTAATCCGTGACcacgatgatcaagatgagcaagattaagaggaaagtgaggatgaagataatgtggttcctccaagtcaattagcaagccaaagcgaagttggtgggccaagtcaacaaccaacacaaggcaatggCAAGAAGGAAAATGAcaaagtgaaagttaaaggtccccaccttcctcatattaatgacatgatacctgaccttgaacgtggtagaatttggggtgaagctccggaaccgaaaacactatttggatacaagtactcgtgggctcgtactatctatcgaacctatgtaagtattttttttatcttgtgcatatgcattgttgtgtatttatataaaatatcttaattgtattgtcttcTAATTATAGGATCATACGAaggctgtgcgtgtttgccgaaaccaagctgcggattgttggaaattgtTCGATGAATGTAAAGAGGTCCAACAAATAGTAATGGAATCTGGTttatatgctttggttgaaaattatgtgaagcctgattccgtgactgtcaatttcttcgtcgaaaggtatcatggtgaaaccgataccatgcacttcccttttggggagatgaccttcatccctgatgatgctcagaataTTCTAGGATTGAATGTtaccggcaaatcaattgcagaaggagttgagtccctggacctagaatggtcgaagttgcacgctctgactaagaagctgttgggttgggactacaaaacttctgtggagagcTTTTATGAATCCAAGTCTGGTAGGAAaaagacaatcaagttgacgctgcttaagaagaagtttgaaaacacaaagaaaagaagtttggaggatggatgggaccctgaagaaattcgttatactgccgctgcatacctgttatacatcttgggcactagggtattccctgacactaatggcaacagggttagtgcgaactaccttcagtacttggatccatTGGAAGATGTATATggttattcttggggcaccgcggtaatgacacatttgatgatggagatgagaagggcctctaaggctaaaaccaaccaatttgtcgggaatttcactctactgcaggtaattttgtttttaaacttatgttattatgtatattgttcacatgtacccttatcgtgaacttagaaataaaacttattgcttcaccttggaataggtgtgggcttatgtacACTTCCCCACCTTTTTCAAGGACTAGACCTCCTTGAAGATCAAAGACCTTCCCGAACCCGATACGCCTATAGCTAGGAAATACGAGTTCAACAACACTCCGAAGCCCGGTAACATAGgtcgactgattgatatgagGTTGGATTTGGACGCAATGAGTACCCAAGATGTTGtcttcgacccttacaaggaggttagAGGAAACCGCCAAGTTTTGAGGTATGCTAACATTGCATTCTACCATGGGtcgttgttccacccaaaaggatacgttatggccaatactacacgtgtgatgcgccaacttggattCAAGAAATTATCACATATCAAGACGGACTCTTTTCAATGTTTTGTTCTTGACCTTTCTCGGTGCTATTCAACTCCTAATCGGTTgcatgtagagtatgatccaaaaccGGATCTAACAGATTGGAGGGATAGGATAAGTGGGATAAGTGGGAGCTTACGGAAAACGATGATGAGGTTGATGCCAACTACATGGAAGATTACCTGCAATAGTCACATCCTCTTGTCGTCCGCccggatgacgtccaagttccaccccataaacaccctcccgttccaactcccgcACCGCCACCACATACGatcgcccaacttaataagaccgttggattgatagtaagtattgttaattacttagtcgtttaatgtacacataatcttatattaccatatatatactaattatgtgttgtatgtatgaaactagtgGCGTCGGCTTGGAAAGTTGAGGAAGCAGTTATGTTGCAAGTACGATGAAGGAGCGGGGCTATCCAatgaagaagtgaaggaagtcgtggagaagcttgataaaattgaagaaaccgacCCTAGTGCAAGGGATTTGTTTGGTGAAATTAGGAAGAAACCGgcacaaaagaagcaaaagacgaattgattaactatttagttgtgtttctttttctggatggtggttgttacgtcttgaaaaattacgaacttgttttcgtttgtacctcatggttaactctttagttgtttggtttgcttttagtttatgttacttggattaagaacatttaagcagaatccagttgtttggtttgtgttgaacatgtttaggtttcgagtgattgctttatgttgaacatgtttagatttctagtggaATGTTATTTTTGCAAGATTTAGTTACTACAGCTTCCGGCATGGAAAAGCTTTGGTTCAACAACGCCGGTACAGGTTCCGGCATGCGAGAAAATTACAATTCATTGTCGGAATCTGGTACCGGCAAGGAAATGTTTCATAAAACCATACCGGAactagaagattaaaaatttcatgttcctgtatagaaattggaaggtaccggcatagtcgtttttctacaagctatgccggttttatgatttttttcccaaattttcaTAATCGACAGAAAACCGGCACTGTAATATTGGTTGCTTCTATGCCGGCAGTCTGCTAGTTTTGAGTATAAATCAATTTCGAatgttcttttatttcattcctaagaagtctattacattggatttgatACTTTAAACTAAAACATGCTAAAAACATAGAATGGATTACATTTGGGTAAAGATTAactatttccatcccttttcaacaattgcggaacctttgaacgtttcccgaatctgttcgaagacatcgtccgggatgggggtatcaaggatcatcttcattggttcttcttctctttcaacatattcctttcccttcatataacacccatcacacccatcgataggcttgcatttgcccttgtggttttctcttgactctgctagttcaatagctttgtcaaaccattgaaactcatcgcactttgggtgattcaaacaccttagaaacattcttccattttcagcatcatcagtttttgcaatccaaaaccggcatgtcccatcacagcttctacactttgaataaataaaaggacaatCCATGgttagatgagaaggtgacttgcaaatttgacacttgcaatgatgactctgtaagagaagattatattagttatgcgtcatagtagtgtctataccggtttgtccatgtacgcacaaatttttccttgaacttatccaaccattgagtccgacccagacggcagtcggataaacttcgttccaatcggaaataaacttctccaatctcttttcgtacataacctcggtaagagaccaataaactttctcccaatctcttagaaattccaaccactttttatgattttccgcatgttctttgtccactcgctcctttatcttgcctctctcatcttcttcttcttcgggggatagtttgttctttcgaacatcttcctctagttgaacaatcattctcttcttaatatccgccttggtgatttcaaacaaggcatgacaagtttttattatattttgacgtatatgatatgtacataggaaattttgtgcgtccgggaagacatcggatattgctttcattaacgcatcatcttgatcggttacgatcaccctcggaagttgattttcccgaaagaataatttcaattgtcgtaatgcccaatgataattatagtccctctcgttttccattaaacaccaagccaatgtgaatgttaccttgtccgaggtttgccccacgatgttgaacaacaacacattgtatttgtttgtcttgtaggtacaatccatcataagaacaccacaacctgtatttgccaattgtgaaagcaaaggatgcgaaatgaatatttgaaggggcttctcgtccgaccctcttttaatgatacgcgtgtagttgtaatcccaagccatcttctcaaattcttgcataacggacctcccttcccattccacccttctaatagttgcttgtgcgctataaattgtacgtagagaagacacgttagactcatccttttccttgaagactctgagaatttgtctcggtttgataagtgctttggtcaatctctttacatcctcgaactcatgaggtttcagcttcgcaactagggagtgaccaacaaaatatttcggatcccggtggttatgacagccacacaaaacctcacaatcccaattgttcatgtcatttaaacggaaaaaaggcttaaacgggcaatcattcttcctcgtacgagtcttgtataccctattagtcttctttggatatacataatcctttctcttgtggttattcttctccttgtatttcccacttctctcgcaagccatctcaaaacgcctctttgaacgttcggtattcctcaccaacacacacatgttcttaagagccgtctctttagcccaagcgattgcttcatttcgatctattattccctacataagatcaatttcacatttattagaaggttcattactagcaatccattagtaaagtattctttggtcacataccggaggtattttatagtattccgacgtatcccgataaagcggcttgcatttgttggatcaatatatgtcaccacctaaagatcgaacgaaaattagttccaaacgaaattaaaacactatgctggaaacaagtaccggcatgctcgaccaatgttccggcattgtcgaacttagccaaaactgaagaccaaatttgaaacatattccggcataCATTATTCATTAGACAGCAACGCCGGAAAACAAGGTGCCGGCATTGtcgtaatttattgtcccaagccggtacacgctaccgacattccaattaattgatatgtaatgccggtatttagctctggaaaacatttattcctgtatgtttttttgtaggtgtcggcattgtaaatttgaaactCAACAACGCCGGTTCCACTGCCGGCATTCTCGAAATTGATGATACCACGCCGGTAACTGGTTCCGGCGTTGATGGTTATTAATTTTCCATGCcggtttttgggtttacatggaaatgtttcctgtatgtttttcatgcagttccgacatggtaacctatcaatgaacccatgccggtttaatattccgtagtatattccttggtaggtaaaaaagttaactgcgtaccggcatagttttttggtagaatactatgccggatcaatattcaaattgggggatatcgctttaccggcatggtcgtagtatgaataccatgccggtaacgcgtctgccggcatggtattcatactacggccatgccggcaccgaggttttacagttgaaaaaatggcaggtttaaagaaaaaaatcgatttttcaacctcctagcagctttacctgtgtattggggatgcttgcatgttatgcaagtttactttcttgtgtagtttcttcgaaaaactctccatactcgtcaaaatcatcattcaagggtgttggcttaacaaagaattgcaattgagagttgttgtcgttagctccttgttgtagtagagctaaagattcagtagctgcaattctctcctcacaatcatcttccattttcacaaaaaaaattccactcaaaaatatttttccctccttctactctcacctcactcacccaaattcaaataaaacacacactaatcatttatcaaaaatcttaagattttaataattattattaatcactaatcctgattagtgaggggtagattagtaatacgtaaaatacttagataagggtgaccccgaattgatatctggaaccagtttttgtccttttcttatatcccccaattaatggtTCTTAAATAAGGGTAATTATGTCATTATCAAAAAGGGTATATAAGGAGTGATGATATTTTtcatttagtgaccctatttcggcattattcagtatgcctcaaaaaaaattcagtatgcctcaaaataggtttcaatAAAAATGAAATTTACTGCGAGCCCAACCCATGAAATGTTAGTGATCCACATCAAAAGTACGCAACAGAAGCCCAGCGAGCATAAACCCTAATGGAACCTATCAACCTGGGATGCGCAATACGCAACACGCGTATTCTAGAAATACCTTGTTAGGGGGAGTCGGGGAACTCAATAGATCATCATCAAAATCCCCTTTCATTTCACTGAATCGAATTAAACCTCAGAAACACAAAAGAATACAAGACAAAGTTACTCTCTCCCTCTCGTTATATTCGTATTCCTAGTTCATTACTCAGTAATGGCGGCAGTAGCAAGAAATGCTCTTCTTAAGCATCTGAGAGTCAATGTCGATGCGAAAAGACAGTTAACAGCTCCATTCGCTATGCTATCTTTGAATCAGTTTCGTCGTCACTTTTCTGAGGAAGTCAGAGGTTCTTTCCTTGACAAGCAGGAAGTTGCAGATCGTATTGTTGGTGTCGTCAAGAAATTTCAGAAGTGTGATCCATCTAAGGTAATACCTATTACCGTATTTGGGTTTCTGTTTTGATTCGGTGTTAATCACATAGTAGACAAATTTTTATATCTTTACTGCTTTGAAACGGGATTTCATCTAATATTATAGGATATGTTATTCAACTGTGCCTGTCCGTAGTAGGGTTTTCACTAATAGCTAAGTTTAGCAAATCAAACTTAGAAATCTAAATTGGTACTGAGGGGGTTTGTGTAAATTATAGATTCGCCAGAGTTCAGAGGGGTGTGCATATGTGTTTTTGGCGATATCCCTTGTGATCTGTGACAAATGACCCGAGTTTAGGTGATTTTAGTTCACAGTGGCTAAAACTATGTTTAGTAGCCTCTTTTCTTGTATTAAACGTACAGTCTCAGTATTTAAATTCTCGAAGGGGTTGTAGAAAGAGAAATCTCAAAGTACAGTATCAATAGTAAGAGCTGTTTCTCCCTCTATCATGGACTAGTGTAGCATCAACACACTCTATGGTGGAACTATAAACAATTTAATGATCAATTGTTGGTTACAGTCTAAGTCTTCTATTGTTGGTTACAATTACTCATGATAAAGTCTGCATGGATAAACTTTTGTGTAGTACCTTGGATACCCCTATTTTGCTCCTTAATTTATGGCAGTGTCTCTCAGCACAGATGTTATCCTGAATCCCATGTCTGTATAAGCGAACGAGATTTTCTAACGCGAACATCACACTCCACAGTCTAAATGTTTAACTGAGAGTTTGTTGGTCATGGAGAAAAACTTCACCAATCCTAGAGCATTGGTAGTTCTCTTTTGTCTTTCGCAAAGGATTATAATACCATGAGTATGTTGTGGTCTTTTGTCTTTTGCAGAGGATTATAATACCATGAGTGTTTCGTGGTCTTAATTATGCTGCCTCTCTAATTCTAATATATTTATACatgttttatttattcttaaacaAAATCCTGATACACGTTCTGCTTCATAAAGTCTTAATAAATGGTGAAATGCATTTATCAAGCTATTTGATAAAGTGTGGTTCTGATTTCCACTTACGGAAAGATGGCTTGAAATACTGACATGTCTTAGTTTTTTCCATGTGCTTCCGGAGTTCTAGACTCCTGGCAAAGAGTGAACTATTGAAGAAAGAGTCTTGATTGTCACCATTGTTTGTTAAAGGTTAATTTAGAGTATTGTAACGAGAGCCTTTGATGGAATCATATTTGTTCGGCACCCTGCTCATCCTAAAGCTCCGACTCAATGTCACACCTAATGAAcatttcaaaattttatgaaaaagGATTGGAAGTAT encodes the following:
- the LOC113307847 gene encoding acyl carrier protein 2, mitochondrial-like, producing MAAVARNALLKHLRVNVDAKRQLTAPFAMLSLNQFRRHFSEEVRGSFLDKQEVADRIVGVVKKFQKCDPSKVTPEANFQQDLGLDSLDTVEIVMALEEEFGFEIPDNEADKISSINVAVDFIASHPQAK